The stretch of DNA TTTCGTCGTGTTCGATTGTCGTAGCCGCAGTGTTTCTTAAGTTCTTTCTTTATGAGTAAATTCGTTTGTTAATTTCAACAAgcaaaaagaaagtaaaacgTTCAAAGTAAAAAACAAAGagtaaaaaaagtaaaaagagaATCGCGCCACCATGGTATGTTCTATTGATGATATCGTAAGTCGTCGCCCTGGTAAACATACACGTTTTCCTATTGTATATTCtctctatttatttattgtatttttttctctttttctggTCTAATTCATCATTGTGCCTCGCCTTATCTCTATGGTTTCTCTTCACTCTTCATTCTTCACTTTTCGCTCTTGTCTCGTGTTCGTCGGacgaattgaaatttcgaatattCTATCAAATTGGAAGATATACTGCTCGGAGTAATTCAAGAATCAATTCGAACAGGATGTTTCTCTTTTCAACTTATTTGCCATGGAATCTGTAAGAACGAATGTTCTAATTATTTCGAGTAGTGTATTCAACAAATTTGAATGTGTTCGCTTCAATTACACGTGTTAAATGTATCAGACACGATGCAACAGGTGTAAATTGATAAGAACGACTACTTCGAAACATTGATTCCTCCGCTTCTGCCGCGGTATGCTTGCAATCTGCATCCACTGTTCTCTCTGTTctctttatttctctttttttcattgTAATATCTCTTCTGGCCTGATCTGACTTttgttttagaattttttaatttttacttgtCTAAACAATAACAGTGGTTATGACCTAACAGCGACCGAAATCGGAGATTATCGGTCCAGAGATGCGAGGTTTTGGAAACGTGATTGTTTCTTACACGGCGAATTTCCTCGGGCCGTCCCTCTTCATgttgatttattaattaatttataaccaAAATAAATAAccatttgttaattaaattagaattggattaaataataatgtgcgtcttaatatttatcattatgttcaaaaataatgtattacgaATGTAAGAAAAATTGTTGAGTGAAATGTGAAATCGACAAGAAGAAGGAATATAGCCCGATATCTCACTATTCACGATCGTTTCTACTTTGTTCAGTTCCAAGCGTCGCAAAACTCGGGACAACTTTTTCAACTTGCACTCTATTGCAACCATTAGTATTAATCGAGTAACAatggataataataatacaaaagaaataatattcaattacaTTAAGAGAAGACAGAAATAATGCACGAACTTTCTAAAAGGGAAGAATCGCTAAGTTAACCATGCACGTCCACTTGGAAATCTCTTCGAATTAATTCTAATAGAGTAAAGGAACGATGTTTAAACTGATCAAGATCGATTTACGATTGATTGAAACTTTCCTTTTTCCGCTCGATCTGTGATACGGCTgtcaaatttcatttttctctgtTCGCAGGCCGACGAACTTCCCCCTGAACAAATTGCGGGTAGGTACATCAACCAGTTATTAGATATTAATATCCTAACGTTCAACATTCTATAACCACGAATTAACAGCAAATAACGTCTTTAATCCACGAGATCAGTGacaattcaatttttaattatgaaaatgaatTCATGATCTAAAGAACGCTTCGCAACATCGATACCCTAGTCTAGGTTTTTCAAATCGAATAAGGAGTTTAAAGGAAAATGGCGCAAGTGATTATGTCTTTAACTTGAGAAAGTTGCGGTTAAAGATAATCTTAAAAAGCATATCTGTATGTTTGTTTCTAAGCTTAACTTTATGTGTAACTTACTATAAAGTAAAAACTTTTGtgttatttttcttaaataaaaacaaatcttttatttatctaaGGAAGATTTCTGTTATTAAATCAACACAAAAATTCGTTGAAAATTCAGAAATAAAAACCCGAAAACGGAGTCTTTGACAAGTGTCACGATACAACTGGGCGCACCATTCTTGGCTTTCCGGTATTTCGCGTCGAAATCGTATCATGTTTACTGAACACCGTGTGCTAAATTTAGCAAAGGTTTACTGTTTCTTCTTTATGTTTCCCTTTCGGCTGCTTAATCCTTCACGTCAACGAGAAGGGAGCTTGTTTAACCTATCCAGGTTATTTCTATCCATTTCGCTGTGGGGGTTAATCATTCCGGAGCATACCGTCGCTATATGGGTAACCCAAGATGTATCTGTAGGTACAACCTGTTCATAGTTTTATATCGGAAACTACGTTTCGAACAAGAAAAGAACGATCTCTGTTCAAATGCCAATCTGAAAACAAAGAAACTCTGTTCGGAAACCGTATGATTTCGACATACGTCAAGGCGACGTGGTAGAAATGGGGGAAAATATAGCACTCGTGTACAAGAGGGGAACTTCCCAAAGATTTGGAAGACTTCCATGGATCCAATTTTCATTGTAGTTTTCTGTTATATCAAGATTCGATATAATCTGATTAGagaatttgtttaaaatttttaagagGAAAGATAAAAACGAAGCGACGAATAAACGGCTCAGACAAGTTATTTGGACGGCACGTTCCTAGAGTTTATTTGTGCTTCAATTCAATCGGGGGCAGCCGGTATAGGCTGCCTATGTATAGCTACAGAACCGCCTTACTCGCCTTAGTGTGATGAGGAGGTATCGTGTGACGATTCGATCGGAGAGAATCGGATCGGTAAAAATAGAGGAAAGATTCTCCAATAGAatcgaaaaatagaaactCGTACGTTTCGCTGTCTCTAAAAAACGAAACATCCGGGCTATAATTGCTAGACGAAGGTATCTGTCttctattaaatatgtatGGCATTCGTCAGATTTTTCAAGCTAATATCGAACGGAAAACTATTACATTATTAATCTATAATGAAACCATTCAAAGCAATTCTTTAGTtagtttttatttcattattatccatacaaacattatattttatataatttagaagaaaagctcatagaaaaaaagatgaaTACTTTTGGCTGCCTCACGAAATTGCTTTTCTTTTACATAAGGATATTGAATGAAAtggatattttttaaaaggaGAGATTATTAGAAGATcagtaaaaaataaacaattgcATAAATTAGTTCAAAATTTCTACACACTGTCAGTCAACAACGATAAATAAACGTTTTAACCAGCGTGAACGATGATGCATCAAGCTAAATAAGCTTTGAGCCAGAATCGTGAGCGAAAGGGCATTAACATCGGTTTCTAAATTTGTAACCGTACCATAGACAAATTTTGACGCGGTGAAACACCACTTACGAGTAGTCAGATTTTTCCCCTAAAACATACATATTATCTTCAACCTGATGTTTCACGTTCcactaaaaaaatatttaaatttataattttttcagTCCTTCGCAAAGCGTTCGACAGCTTTGATAGGGAGAAGAGTGGTAGCATTCCTACCGATATGGTGGCCGATATCCTCAGATTAATGGGTCAACCCTTTAACAAAAAGATTTTGGACGAACTAATCGAAGAAGTTGATGCAGACAGTACGTAGTATAAATCCGATGTTTATCTTTGCCAGATACTCGTGTGATATTCGCAGTTTGTCCTATTTTATTGACTATAGAAgcttatttaaaattttgtcattttatgtattaatttaatttaacaataaGTTAAACTAACGCAGATTTCTGAAtggaattttgtttttaattgaTAGAATCCGGTCGTCTGGAGTTTGAAGAATTCGTCACGTTAGCCGCAAAATTCATTGTTGAAGAGGATGCAGAAGCCCTGGAAAAAGAACTTCGAGAGGCTTTCAGGCTCTACGACAAAGAAGGTAACTAAATATATGTTTTACTCAGTAACACTATTCTATGGCGTCTTCCTTTTCATTATCTCCTATTTTATTGGATAGCTAACATAGATATAAGCAATTTGTTTTCTTCTTGTAAGAATGAAAGGGACGCAAAAAGAAGTCCGAAAACATGTTTGTCTCGTGAGTGTTTTTGTATTGTGAAAGACGTTTGTCTGACTGAGCCAAGAAAGATTACTTTGAAAACACACAATTTCACTGTTGTTGATAATTGTAGTATCTACTTTTTACTCTATATAATCTACCGATACTCTTGCATCTCAGTTTCTTCATCCTCGCCAATTTTTTATACGTATTTTTCCTGCGTCTTAAATTAAAACACCATATTAACACCAAACAATAAATGCCGTAAATCCATTACTATAATCATTCGGGATCTCAGATAAATTCGATATTGAAATGAATGGAAATGGTAGAGGAAAAATGGcgtgaaagaagaaagaaagatatatTGACCGACCGAGAATAACCGATTCTGCGAAACCTGCACTACGTAAAAACATTGCCGTTCTCCGTTTCGTATCAGGGAAATGAAAGCCGACCGAATTTGAAAAGGCTTACGCCTGTGGGAACACGGCCAAGAATTGAGCTCGTTTCATCACCCAAGTCTCCATGAATTATGATCCAAAGCCAAAGACTTTCAGAGGTGTATTAATGTGACTACTTCGTTCACCGTTTCCTCCTCTTCACTAATGTACGACgatgaattatatttttcaatctaTAGGTTCAAAAGCAACGGTCGATGTTCAAGGAAACTACTCGCTTAGaacttttaaattaaaagatttcttTTGTTATAGGAAATGGTTATATACCCACTACGTGCTTGCGTGAGATCCTCAGGGAACTGGATGACCAATTGACAGATGAAGAACTGGATATCATGATCGAGGAGATCGATTCTGATGGATCTGGCACCGTTGACTTTGATGGTAAGGAAAAATAGAACAACTGTTAGTTAATTATCGTGGACTAGAGATTTAAGCGTGGACTGTTTTCTTGACAATTggacttattttattttataggtTGTGTAGTTATTGTTTTGGAAGTACTtttaaattcatattaatCGTATCCAACATTTTGATAAATGTTTTCAAAGTATAATTAGTAAGAGAATAAATAGTATGTGATATCATTTGTTATCACGCTGGAGAGCCCGCACGTGCTGTCTGCTGAGTACATTGGGGTATATTTATACATGAGCGGCGAATCAGGACCATCGACCTCTCTTACTtctctatttattttattacttactTACTAGTTCAAGAGATTAGCGTAATCTTTTATAGCTCTAAATCTTCAAATCTGTTAGAATCTTTTCCGTTATAATAATCCATTTCTTCTTACAATGAACTTCTTTTACTTTTCGTCTACTCTAAAGATTTACTATGAAGATGTacagaatatttaatatttagaaTATCCGTGTTTACAAAATAGTGGGATATTCTAAGCTTTTACACAAAATCTTTCAACTTTCTAACGATTGCGTATTACACAAACTACACCCACTCCAACACAATTCCAACATTGATACAGAAATCTTGGCATCTTTCTCCATTTCCTAGAACGACGAACATACTTCATCGTTTAtcaacaataatttatttcaatgtaACATTGCCAATAGTTACAAAGTATACGAATCAATAAATAAGTTTCAAATGTGTTTACAAATTCGAGGAAAAATGTAACTGCTTCCTTTGTTTTGGATAGATGTGTCTTTGATAGATTGAAAACTGCTAATTGTTAATATTTCTCTGACATGTCATATTTCACATGttactacatatatgtacatattctCTAAGTCTATAAAGTGATTTAGATGgcacatatatacacatactAAGTTTCTTCATCATACGTATCTTTCACGGGCGTTATCATTTTCGCTTCATTTACGTACTTTGTTCGATAACATtagatagaatatttttaattttttaagtatATTAAGTACATTTTTAAGTATacaaaataacgaaatatttgtttaattaaaatatttaaaaatatgtaagtaaaatattttgtttcagAGTTCATGGAAATGATGACCGGAGAATAAATATCCTGGCATGTCAATGTTTCGACTCAAAGACAATACAAGTGCGGCAGTCGCGATCAACTCTCAAACTAATTATCTGCGTGTCTTCTAAAACCCAAAAAAGTTATAATGCAAACGAGAACGGTGCCTGAAAGCGTGCAATGGTTATGTCTCCTAACGTTACGATGCGTGTTCTTCTATCTTAGCTCTTCGTATCTCGGAACGATTTGAAATGTTTTCAGTGTCACGAAAATGGCCTCGTTTGCAGATTTCTCTTCTATTTTAACGAGTGCCGCAATACGGGTCCCAATACATTTGCATCACGCCTACTAAGTTTTTCATCGACAgtatttatttgttgttaATAAAACTCTattgaaaagatattaaaatttatttttcttaatgaAAGATGTTCGAACAATAATTTAGTTACAAATCTACATATTGCATAATATTGTTCAGGAGGAAAAACGAAACCAAATCATTAATCGCCTagactttttatttctttaacattTGATTCATAATCACAATAATTTGAGATTTCTTTGTAATTGACATCTTAATAGTCATAACTTTAATAAACATAACGCAgtataatacttttaaaaaaatagagTAGCTAACAATAGACTAGAAAGTTCGATAACTATAAATGGTGGCACTAATAAactatgaaattttattccgaCCAACTTGTTCTAAAAATCCTATGGTCGTAATTGTGAGAGTCTCAaaactctctttctctccctctctctctcttgctaaacaaatttataaacttGTTAATGCGTGTTGACGAGAGAGGATCAAACATAACAGAAGAAATAATGCATGACTTAGAATATTACTTGCACAGACGCGGACTAGACAATTTACAGAGATAATAGAGTATAACTGGTTCGATTAGGATTAAAATCCTTTATTCGAGCGTTGAAGCATTTTCACAGAGAACTGTTATAGATGTTCCCACTATGCAATCaaacttttatttaatattatatcagAGCAGTAATTCAGATACTTTtttaattcgatattttattcgtgCAGTCAGACTACTTTCATATACactaatttatttatctactATCACGGTACTTGGAATGATTCTATATGTTATTTCCAATGGTCCTCATGCTTAGAACgagaaaaagtttctttctcacatatacatatctatatatgtatgtatatacaatatataataatttctaaatgCTGATTTATGtgtcttttttatcttttttgtATCCTTTTTTAACTAGAATAAATAGTATTGTTTACTAGAAAGattaaaacgagaaaaaaatataatctgATGCGCTTAAGATTCTGCGAATCGTGTGTGCGTTTTTGATATAGTAGCTGAgcaaaatatttgcaaaatagaaatattagaaaaataaagaagtttTTTGATCGGTAACTTGATTTTCTTCGTCGCTCCTCCTCATTGTACGTACCGGAATCTTCTTATACGAGAGTTTGCAAATCGTCATCCTCCAAGCTTTTATTACTGGGAGGTGACAACAAATGTCACATTTTAAACAAATGGGGAAATTCATTGCTAATTTCGCGTACTGATTGTTGATCTTCCTGACTTTCTCCAGTCTCCTCACAAAATATTctacaatatatatttttttacattatgACAGTGATAACAGTTATGTTATGGTTACGATTATGATACAATAGTACTATGACAAATACAGACCTTGTAAAGCATTTTAATAGGTCTTCTGAACGATACTTATGCTCATTATAACTTGAAGTACGAAGTACTCGTCGAcataattccaaatattgtCTGCGCTGTAATGTCAATAATTATGTcacatcttttatttttgtaagaGGGGTAAAagcatgtacatatatttctaAGTACCTTATCACCAGGAAACATATCATATAATTGGCGCAATATAATATCAATTAGAACTTTAACGTCATTTGTATAGAATAGACCTGCTGTGACATCATTGTTGAACAGatcgataaataatttcagCACAGAATGCGGCGGCGGTGGTTCATGATCGAATATTCGCACAGGATCCTCTGTAACAGATCACAGGTTTGCTGGAATTTCAGTTTATTTCATGTAAAATACATCTCGTTTTATCTCACCTTCCCTATTGAATAACAGTAAAATCTTCTCAGTAAAGTTCTTTGCCACTGATCTTTCTTTCAATGCATTTAGAACTATATTTTCCGAATTTGTGAATTGTAAATTGTACGATagtattaaatttacaaacaAATCCGGAATTTGATCTTCCAAATCCATATCAGGTGGATTCTCTATTAAGTCCAAAACAAATGCTATAAAATCCGAACCTAATTGCTCTGTAATAAAACTCATAATtaaacgttgtaacatatagAAAAAAAGTCAGGCGAAGATGTAATAGACGTAACGCATTACCTACTTTACTCACCCAAATGTGTAATTGGCATGGGTTCACCCATTGAAAAAATCATAGTAAGTAATAATgaagaataatttaattttgttacatTTCTAGGATTGCTCCTCATATCTCTGTATTCAAAGATATATCAAGTCATTATTAgagtgttatataaaataatacagcTCACCAAATATTACCTTGCTAACTCCATAGGCAATATACTATTTAACATTATAGTCAGGATCACAGAATCTAGACTACACATTACTCCAAATGACTGCAAGAGCAATTGCCTAATAGTCCATCTTGGTTCcatttgataatattgtatcaATATATTAACTCCATTATATTGATTCTGCTGTAAAACATATCTAGATACATTTGCATCTGCGTTAGTCTGtgaaattaacaaattattaactgataGAAAcggaataattaatttttttaatgcaataaatatatgatataccAATATAGAGGTGAGTTCTTTTATATAATCAACAATAATAGATTCATCTTCATAAAGCATCCAATTTCTCTGTTGAGAATCTTCCTTACAAGAAGTAAGCTCTGTAAAGATTACTTTCAATCTATTAGCGTCATATGTTTCTTCTATACTCATTTGCGATACCGTGAATGGTGTTTCTAACTGATGCAATAAGGCATCAAAATAATAGCTCACATTTTGGGGCAACAGTTGTTGCAATCCAGAAACAACTACCGTCACTGCTACCTTCGACATTTCGTAGCTTAATTGAGTATTTCTACGTACTTGGTCAAGTAACTGATAAGCAGTATGAGAGTTAATATCACATAATGAACCTTTTTTCTTTATAGGCGAATTAGTAGGAGTCTGTCTGATATTGCTCTGAGAGGGACTCTTACGAACTTCTGCCTGAATTTTCTGTGATTCAGAGGAAGACTGATGTGGAAGGGATTGCATCCTTTGATCGTTTGTAGGTGTGCGTTGGCATTGTGGGATAACTGGTGCTTCCTCCTGTTCTGTATTACTGTGCACAGTTGTCTGTGCTGTCATGTATGAAGTATTACTCTGCACAGTATTAATATCTCCCTCTTGAGTATTACAAACAAGCGATGAACGTATTTCTTTATTAGGTGTTGTATTTCCAAAGTCTGGAGGCATTGGAGCTTGCTTCTTAGGTTTTTTACTAGATTCtgcttgtttctttttctctattaATCTCAGAAGAAGATCCTGCTTGTCTAACTGTAATCCACTCTGTTTCTTAGTTTCAGTCTTCACACTTCCTATGCAGTCTTCCAGAAATTCGATCAATACTTGAGATGATACCTGGAATGTATTTCATTCTTAAAGATCTTCACATACTTATTACTACAATCTGATCCATACCTTTACAGTGGTGACGTAATTCGAGGGAATATATCCAATCTGGCCGTCTCTGTTAACGACCTGCCACCAATTTCTTTGTTTGGTATTGGtctgatataaaataaaataatcgcCCTCTTGAAAGCTGAGGGTTTTCGCAAACGTAGCCTTGAAATCGTAGAGAGCTTTAAGCACTTCATAGTTCTCTAATGTGCGTAAAACAATGACAAAAAGGATTAGGTACTTAAGAAATACCATGAAAATTAGCAGCCACAGAGAAATCGATTAACTAACTCACCTAACCTCATAGAATTATCACCCATGATCACGTATCGAAATGGAAAGTAATATTTGTTCAGGAGACAACGCCCAGGTGAGAAGTAAACGGGCGGAGAACTACCTACCACCGTTCACTAATTTCACTTTCATTCGTGCTCgacatattatttttctacagTCTCTCTTTTTGTTAGCTAACTACATATATAGAAGAATTCGACAGGGCCCTCTACATCGAAGTTCGAAAGATTGGACATAGCACAGGCCACTGATACATGACACGtgttatatgtatgtatgtattaatgTGTATATCAGTGACATAGCTTATGCCACGATTGTATACACAGATCTAACAAGATCCCGTGGTAAGGGTAGACTCTTAATAATGTCATAAGGTGTGTCCCGGTCGTATATACAGGCCGGAAACTTCCGTGGTGAGTGATAGGCTTTTAGTGACCAGATGATGTTGATCAGTTTGTTCGCAATAAGGCATTTTAATCGAAGTCTTAGGATTCGTTATGTAATGCCATTGTGTAAAAACACCCCAGACCTGATTAAAGGGACAAGTACACCACTATAATGATAATAGAGACCAACTTCTGCTTACATATATGAATACtacttacatatatatatatatatatatatatatatatatatatatatatatatatatatatatatatatatatatatatatatatatatatacatactacTACGAATAGCTGTATATTTGTCtatgattatattattattttatgtcgAGCTAATctctaataaatattatatgatataaatatctttttcattACTAAAAACTTTTGTAAACTCTGAAATCACACTATAATTTTACACCTTcaataagaattttataatattaacatattttaatcgtcaataatattttgaacgtgatattatttacatatattatagATAGTGTTAATACATAATTACACAATTATTTAATGAATTAAGAAATACTAAAAACAAACTATCCAATATACgcattaaatataaaagtattatatatatgtatacatatttgatttataattacaagttacaattttattaaacttttttattggaaataataatatatatttaataatttaaacatttttctatactgaatgaaatattgtatatGTACTTAGTTTAAATACATGgtgaaaaattatgaaaagtaGTTTATAGAGTAAGCTCAGTGGTTTAGTTTATATTCTTtactttcaatattttcatcaAAGGGTGGCGTTAGATATGAAATCCTAACTTATCGATTGTAGCGTTCTATAGTTGTCGATTTATAAAGTACAACTCCATGCATTGAGAGCATTACACCCTCTACTAGAGTTTCCAGGTTTATGTATACAACCGTGCTTACATATCACAGtagaaattaacaaatattttgtaattagagGCAATATGTGAGAAAAAAGTACTTTATCACCaaaatctatataaaatttaattaaatcaatgTTGTTTTGTTGCAATATAATGTTTATcatattgaaagaaaataggaaaatGAAATGAGAAAAACACttaagtaattaatatatatattaatacatttttaaaaatgtaactttgaattggataaaatgaaatttaactacataatgttatatataattaaatacataaatattttatattaatgtgAAATTAGTTTGTAGAGGTTTTTAGAA from Bombus huntii isolate Logan2020A chromosome 3, iyBomHunt1.1, whole genome shotgun sequence encodes:
- the LOC126863806 gene encoding troponin C, isoallergen Bla g 6.0301 isoform X1, producing MVCSIDDIADELPPEQIAVLRKAFDSFDREKSGSIPTDMVADILRLMGQPFNKKILDELIEEVDADKSGRLEFEEFVTLAAKFIVEEDAEALEKELREAFRLYDKEGNGYIPTTCLREILRELDDQLTDEELDIMIEEIDSDGSGTVDFDEFMEMMTGE
- the LOC126863806 gene encoding troponin C, isoallergen Bla g 6.0301 isoform X2; translation: MADELPPEQIAVLRKAFDSFDREKSGSIPTDMVADILRLMGQPFNKKILDELIEEVDADKSGRLEFEEFVTLAAKFIVEEDAEALEKELREAFRLYDKEGNGYIPTTCLREILRELDDQLTDEELDIMIEEIDSDGSGTVDFDEFMEMMTGE
- the LOC126863796 gene encoding NCK-interacting protein with SH3 domain, with amino-acid sequence MGDNSMRLENYEVLKALYDFKATFAKTLSFQEGDYFILYQTNTKQRNWWQVVNRDGQIGYIPSNYVTTVKVSSQVLIEFLEDCIGSVKTETKKQSGLQLDKQDLLLRLIEKKKQAESSKKPKKQAPMPPDFGNTTPNKEIRSSLVCNTQEGDINTVQSNTSYMTAQTTVHSNTEQEEAPVIPQCQRTPTNDQRMQSLPHQSSSESQKIQAEVRKSPSQSNIRQTPTNSPIKKKGSLCDINSHTAYQLLDQVRRNTQLSYEMSKVAVTVVVSGLQQLLPQNVSYYFDALLHQLETPFTVSQMSIEETYDANRLKVIFTELTSCKEDSQQRNWMLYEDESIIVDYIKELTSILTNADANVSRYVLQQNQYNGVNILIQYYQMEPRWTIRQLLLQSFGVMCSLDSVILTIMLNSILPMELARDMRSNPRNVTKLNYSSLLLTMIFSMGEPMPITHLEQLGSDFIAFVLDLIENPPDMDLEDQIPDLFVNLILSYNLQFTNSENIVLNALKERSVAKNFTEKILLLFNREEDPVRIFDHEPPPPHSVLKLFIDLFNNDVTAGLFYTNDVKVLIDIILRQLYDMFPGDKRRQYLELCRRVLRTSSYNEHKYRSEDLLKCFTRIFCEETGESQEDQQSVREISNEFPHLFKM